A stretch of Carnobacterium iners DNA encodes these proteins:
- the glyA gene encoding serine hydroxymethyltransferase translates to MDFREFDKEVFDAIDLEKNRQEQNIELIASENFVSEGVLAAQGSILTNKYAEGYPGKRYYGGCEYIDIIENLAIDRAKKLFGAEYANVQPHSGSGANMAVFNAFLKPGDTVLGMDLTHGGHLTHGSPVNFSGRTYHFIAYGVDKKNELIDYDNVRSQALKHKPKLIIAGGTAYARKIDFSLFREIADEVGAYLMVDMSHIAGLVATGLHQSPIPYADVVTSTTHKTLRGPRGGLILAKEQYSKAINSAIFPGIQGGPLEHVIAGKAVALKEAMMPEFKAYATQIIKNAKAMETVFNASTGHLISKGTDNHLLLLDVTQFGLNGKEAEKLLDEVSITVNKNTIPFETLSPFKTSGIRIGTPAITTRGFNEGDSKKVAELLVATLEAKDYPEKKLAIKQEVLKLTQKNPLYK, encoded by the coding sequence ATGGACTTTAGAGAATTTGATAAAGAGGTTTTTGACGCAATTGATTTGGAAAAAAATCGTCAAGAGCAAAATATTGAATTAATTGCATCAGAAAATTTTGTTTCAGAAGGAGTACTTGCTGCTCAAGGGAGTATTTTAACAAATAAATACGCCGAAGGATATCCTGGGAAAAGGTATTACGGTGGATGTGAGTACATCGATATTATTGAAAATTTAGCTATTGACCGTGCTAAAAAACTCTTTGGAGCTGAATATGCAAATGTACAACCTCATTCTGGTTCAGGAGCTAATATGGCTGTATTTAATGCCTTTTTAAAACCAGGAGATACTGTTTTAGGGATGGATTTGACACATGGAGGACATCTAACACATGGTTCACCAGTTAACTTTAGTGGCAGAACATATCATTTTATTGCTTATGGAGTAGATAAAAAAAACGAGCTAATTGATTACGATAATGTAAGAAGCCAAGCATTAAAACACAAGCCAAAATTAATTATTGCTGGTGGAACTGCTTATGCAAGAAAAATTGATTTCTCTTTATTCAGAGAAATTGCAGATGAAGTTGGAGCCTACTTAATGGTAGATATGTCACATATTGCAGGGCTAGTTGCTACTGGATTGCATCAAAGTCCAATTCCATATGCAGATGTTGTAACTTCGACAACTCATAAAACGTTAAGAGGACCACGTGGAGGATTAATTTTAGCTAAAGAACAATATAGCAAAGCAATTAATAGCGCTATTTTCCCGGGTATTCAAGGTGGGCCATTAGAGCATGTAATTGCTGGAAAAGCCGTTGCACTCAAAGAAGCTATGATGCCTGAATTTAAAGCATACGCTACCCAAATAATAAAAAATGCTAAAGCAATGGAAACTGTTTTTAATGCATCAACAGGTCACTTGATTAGTAAAGGTACGGATAACCATTTGCTTTTGTTAGACGTGACACAATTTGGCTTAAATGGAAAGGAAGCAGAAAAGTTATTAGACGAAGTAAGTATTACGGTAAATAAGAATACTATTCCATTCGAAACATTGAGTCCATTTAAAACAAGTGGTATCCGAATAGGAACACCAGCAATTACCACGCGCGGATTTAATGAAGGAGACTCAAAAAAAGTAGCAGAATTGCTTGTAGCAACCTTAGAAGCTAAAGATTATCCAGAAAAAAAATTAGCTATAAAACAAGAAGTACTAAAATTAACTCAAAAAAATCCATTGTATAAATAA
- the nth gene encoding endonuclease III has translation MEMTVNEVLDILSFEYPNPKSELNYDDLFSLLIAVILSAQATDKSINKVTPNLFKVYPNLYSLAKADIKIVMETLNSISLYRNKSNFIIETSKKIVNEFDGKIPQTREKLMSLPGVGRKTANVVLAEGFGIPTIAVDTHIIRVAKRLKWAGENDSVLDVEKNLMNIIPKERWIMVHHQLLLFGRYQSKARDTRCIYEVLNSLKENRIKYE, from the coding sequence ATGGAGATGACTGTAAATGAAGTATTGGATATCTTATCGTTTGAGTATCCAAATCCAAAATCAGAGTTAAATTATGATGATCTATTTAGCCTTTTAATTGCTGTGATTTTATCCGCTCAAGCGACAGATAAATCGATAAATAAAGTAACGCCTAATTTATTTAAAGTTTACCCAAATTTATATAGTTTAGCAAAAGCAGATATAAAAATTGTTATGGAAACTTTAAATAGTATTAGTTTATATAGAAATAAGTCCAATTTTATTATTGAAACATCAAAGAAAATAGTAAATGAATTTGATGGAAAGATTCCTCAGACACGAGAAAAACTAATGTCACTTCCTGGAGTAGGAAGAAAGACAGCAAATGTTGTATTAGCAGAAGGTTTTGGGATTCCAACTATTGCAGTAGATACACATATTATAAGGGTAGCTAAAAGACTAAAATGGGCAGGAGAAAATGATTCTGTATTAGATGTTGAAAAAAATTTAATGAATATTATTCCAAAAGAACGATGGATAATGGTTCATCACCAGTTATTACTTTTTGGCAGATATCAATCTAAAGCTAGGGATACTAGATGTATATATGAAGTTTTGAATAGCTTAAAAGAAAACAGAATAAAATATGAATAA
- a CDS encoding flotillin family protein, whose translation MDSTLFGTVGIIAIAVILLVLLVSRYRTASPAEALIISGTALGNKNVFIDPETNNKMKIVSGGGTFVWPVIQTVNKLSLLSSKLDVRTPEVYTKEGVPVAVDGTVIIKIGSTSEDVATAAEQYLGKTTEQLEGEAKEVLEGHLRSILGRMTVEDIYKNRDVFNSNVQEEAASDLAKMGLVIVSFTVKEVTDKNGYLEALGQGRIAEVKRDADIKTANADKETRIQRALADQKSQEAELQRETETANAKKEKSLLLSTYEREQNIAKAEAESAYDLRRAELKKRVVVEEGNALITEREKQIELQEKETIKKEREYDATVRKKAEAERYAVEQSAIASKNKSIAESEARAKEIELNGQAEAESIRLIGQANAESKTAWAKAMEGIGSSAITTLLIEAYPAIIKASAEPLGNIDKITVVDSGDGNGASAITKTATNVLTSTQEALKDATGLDLIELINSIAGTKNIGRQINNLNDTLSQPATESDTPIIAEDSE comes from the coding sequence ATGGATTCAACCTTATTTGGAACAGTCGGCATTATCGCCATTGCCGTTATTTTATTAGTATTATTAGTTAGTCGTTACCGTACTGCTTCACCAGCCGAAGCGTTAATCATTTCTGGTACAGCTCTAGGAAATAAAAATGTTTTTATCGATCCTGAGACAAATAATAAGATGAAAATCGTTAGCGGAGGCGGAACGTTCGTTTGGCCCGTTATTCAAACGGTTAATAAACTGTCCCTTTTATCCTCTAAATTAGATGTTCGTACACCAGAAGTTTATACTAAAGAGGGTGTACCGGTCGCTGTTGATGGAACCGTTATTATCAAAATCGGATCAACTTCCGAAGATGTTGCAACGGCTGCAGAACAATATTTAGGCAAAACAACAGAGCAGTTAGAAGGCGAAGCTAAGGAAGTATTGGAGGGTCACTTGCGTTCTATTTTAGGTCGTATGACCGTTGAAGATATCTATAAAAATAGAGATGTCTTTAACAGCAATGTACAAGAAGAAGCTGCAAGCGATTTAGCTAAAATGGGATTAGTGATTGTATCGTTCACCGTAAAAGAAGTGACGGATAAAAATGGTTACTTAGAAGCATTAGGTCAAGGTCGTATTGCTGAAGTTAAGCGTGATGCTGATATTAAGACAGCTAACGCAGACAAAGAAACACGTATCCAACGTGCTTTAGCCGATCAAAAATCTCAAGAAGCTGAATTACAACGTGAAACAGAAACAGCGAATGCTAAAAAAGAGAAAAGTTTATTGTTATCTACGTATGAGAGAGAACAAAATATTGCTAAGGCCGAAGCTGAAAGTGCTTATGACTTGAGACGTGCTGAATTAAAGAAACGCGTTGTTGTTGAAGAAGGTAATGCATTAATTACAGAACGTGAAAAACAAATTGAACTACAAGAGAAAGAAACAATCAAGAAAGAGCGCGAATACGATGCAACTGTTCGTAAGAAAGCGGAAGCTGAACGTTACGCTGTTGAACAAAGTGCGATTGCTAGTAAAAATAAATCGATTGCTGAATCTGAAGCTAGAGCTAAAGAAATCGAATTAAATGGTCAAGCAGAAGCTGAAAGTATTCGTTTAATCGGTCAAGCTAACGCTGAAAGTAAAACAGCATGGGCAAAAGCTATGGAAGGTATCGGAAGTTCAGCCATTACGACTCTGCTAATTGAAGCTTACCCAGCTATTATCAAAGCATCTGCAGAACCACTAGGTAATATTGATAAAATTACAGTTGTTGATAGCGGAGACGGGAATGGCGCATCAGCCATTACTAAGACAGCAACAAATGTGTTAACTTCGACACAAGAAGCTCTTAAGGACGCAACGGGTTTAGACCTAATTGAATTAATTAATTCAATAGCTGGAACAAAGAATATTGGTCGTCAAATCAATAATTTAAACGATACACTTAGCCAGCCAGCAACTGAATCCGATACACCTATAATCGCAGAAGATTCAGAATAA
- the pgmB gene encoding beta-phosphoglucomutase gives MFQTIIFDLDGVITDTANFHFKAWQSLAEKLGVYLTEDFNEHLKGVDRTESLSRILSHGGLKHSFSKEELITFEEEKNNLYITLIDQVSPENILPGIEQLLNDLRSNNVKIGLASASRNAPKILQNLGLYDYFDTIVDPSKLKKGKPAPEIFETACQQLNIHPKDAIGIEDAYSGIQAINDSKMLSVGIGDLNILKDADYILNNTCLLTFDKLLEIWNNK, from the coding sequence ATGTTTCAAACTATTATTTTTGATTTAGATGGAGTTATCACCGATACTGCTAATTTTCATTTTAAAGCTTGGCAATCTTTAGCTGAAAAATTAGGCGTCTATCTTACTGAAGATTTTAATGAACATCTCAAGGGAGTCGATCGTACTGAATCACTAAGTAGAATTTTGTCCCATGGGGGCTTAAAACATAGTTTTTCAAAAGAGGAACTTATTACTTTTGAAGAAGAAAAGAATAATCTATATATCACTTTAATCGATCAAGTTAGTCCTGAAAACATTCTACCAGGTATTGAACAGTTATTGAATGATCTGCGTTCTAATAACGTAAAAATTGGATTAGCATCCGCTAGTCGAAATGCGCCTAAAATATTACAAAATCTCGGCTTATACGATTATTTTGATACAATTGTAGATCCTTCAAAATTAAAAAAAGGAAAACCAGCGCCAGAAATATTTGAAACAGCCTGTCAACAACTAAATATTCATCCAAAAGATGCAATTGGCATAGAAGACGCTTATTCAGGAATTCAGGCTATTAATGATTCTAAAATGCTCTCTGTTGGAATAGGGGATTTAAACATATTAAAAGATGCTGATTATATTTTAAACAATACATGCTTATTGACATTTGATAAACTACTAGAAATTTGGAATAATAAATAA
- a CDS encoding RDD family protein, protein MKGKLVLRILAILIDGMLIYLPSHMLLTILGFEGFLLKILPQFLFVVYNTVSLSSFEGKTIGKYFSRLTVYTEEPGMIHVGLREASKLLYFLPNIGILFLFLSGLSLLIFKLTLHDLISQSQVLLDVEREIMEREEHIEKQLY, encoded by the coding sequence ATGAAAGGGAAGCTTGTACTTAGAATACTGGCAATTTTGATTGACGGGATGCTTATTTATCTCCCGAGCCATATGCTTTTAACTATTTTAGGTTTCGAAGGTTTTTTACTTAAAATTCTTCCGCAATTTTTATTTGTAGTATATAATACGGTTTCTCTTTCTTCTTTCGAAGGAAAGACAATAGGTAAGTACTTTTCCCGATTAACTGTTTATACAGAAGAACCAGGAATGATTCATGTAGGTTTGCGAGAAGCTTCTAAGCTACTTTATTTTCTTCCCAATATAGGAATTTTATTTTTATTCTTATCTGGCTTATCTCTGTTAATTTTTAAATTGACGCTTCATGATTTGATAAGTCAAAGTCAAGTATTACTTGATGTAGAGAGGGAAATAATGGAAAGGGAGGAACATATTGAAAAACAACTCTATTGA
- a CDS encoding glycoside hydrolase family 65 protein gives MSTGMKYYKDNPWLIGEDVFNIDWLGKVEAAMSLGNGYLGLRSVTEESYIGEQRDTFVSGTFNKVSENEVTELPNIPDLIGMEFRLNGKRLDTTKGLLTDYHRDLNMRTGELTRSFIWEYGGIKVQCNFKRFVSFSQKHLIGQLVEIKNLGQPVEVEFISGINGQVTNSGAQHFTEGDKVLTEGKYMQMMPYTTQSDIFLVLSTTHKIKKEEDIYHESKKRVEMGRRKIYNRYWINLDAGEEVEIEKISSIYTEIDKEIEGKTIAEVKNIALKELKKAEVTGYQKLFEKSAKDWEDNVWSVLPITIKSKNFKDQLAINFARYHLHAIAPAHDQRMNIAAKGLSGEGYKGHTFWDTEIFMLPYFTFTHPDIAKSLVTYRHLGLEGAHKKAEENGFEGAQFPWEAAWPDDGETTPVWGAADIVTGKQTKIWSGFIEQHITSDVAFGIKQYMDVTGDQKFAREKGFEVILDTAKFWASRLEWQEDKKRYEILEVIGPDEYKEHVDNNAYTNYTAYWNINLAIKLYEKLKENEQHIFWNLDKKLKLSQVYEQWIDKVDKIYLPKPTEKGVIPQDDSYLSKKVIDLTKYKQSPQVGTLFHDYNLEQVNEMQVTKQADVLLLLFLFEDLFSKEEKLVNWNYYEPKTVHDSSLSLSTHAILAADLDKLDLSYELFNKAMNIDMGENMLSSDDGIHAASLGGIWQMVVFGYGGVRCLDGKLRIEPHLPEAWSNLTFGIIWRGNPLIIEVNKKQVSVTNNGSSQISFEAFGSKYCVSVGTKKNINI, from the coding sequence ATGAGTACTGGAATGAAGTATTACAAGGATAATCCATGGTTGATTGGAGAAGATGTATTTAATATTGATTGGCTAGGTAAGGTAGAAGCAGCTATGTCTCTAGGAAATGGTTATCTAGGTTTACGATCTGTAACAGAAGAAAGCTATATCGGAGAACAAAGGGATACTTTTGTATCAGGAACATTTAATAAGGTGAGTGAAAATGAAGTTACTGAACTTCCTAACATTCCTGATTTAATTGGTATGGAATTTCGTTTGAATGGTAAACGATTAGATACAACTAAAGGGCTACTAACTGATTACCATCGTGATTTAAATATGAGAACCGGTGAACTAACTCGTTCTTTTATTTGGGAATATGGAGGTATTAAAGTTCAATGTAATTTTAAACGATTTGTCTCATTTTCACAAAAACATCTTATTGGTCAGCTCGTAGAAATCAAAAATCTAGGTCAACCTGTAGAAGTGGAATTTATTTCAGGAATAAATGGTCAAGTTACAAATAGCGGCGCACAACATTTTACTGAAGGAGACAAGGTGTTAACAGAAGGCAAATATATGCAAATGATGCCGTATACTACACAATCAGATATTTTCTTAGTACTATCTACTACTCATAAAATAAAAAAAGAAGAGGATATTTACCACGAATCTAAGAAACGTGTTGAAATGGGTAGACGAAAAATATACAACCGTTATTGGATAAATCTTGATGCGGGAGAAGAAGTAGAAATAGAAAAAATCTCATCAATATATACTGAAATAGATAAGGAGATAGAAGGGAAAACGATAGCTGAAGTAAAAAATATTGCATTGAAGGAATTAAAGAAAGCAGAAGTAACTGGTTATCAAAAGCTTTTTGAAAAATCTGCTAAGGATTGGGAAGATAATGTATGGTCGGTACTACCAATTACGATAAAATCAAAAAATTTCAAAGATCAATTAGCGATTAACTTTGCTAGATATCATCTTCATGCTATTGCTCCTGCCCATGATCAGCGAATGAATATTGCTGCAAAAGGACTATCCGGAGAGGGTTATAAAGGACATACTTTTTGGGATACAGAAATCTTTATGCTACCTTATTTCACATTTACTCATCCAGATATTGCAAAAAGTCTTGTAACTTATCGACACTTAGGGCTTGAAGGTGCTCATAAAAAAGCTGAAGAAAACGGATTTGAAGGTGCACAGTTTCCTTGGGAAGCAGCTTGGCCAGATGATGGTGAGACAACACCTGTGTGGGGGGCAGCCGATATTGTTACTGGAAAGCAGACTAAGATCTGGTCTGGGTTCATTGAACAACATATTACAAGTGATGTAGCATTTGGTATAAAACAATATATGGATGTAACTGGGGATCAAAAATTTGCACGTGAAAAAGGATTTGAAGTGATTTTAGATACGGCAAAATTCTGGGCTAGTAGACTAGAATGGCAAGAAGACAAAAAACGCTATGAAATATTAGAAGTTATTGGCCCGGATGAGTATAAAGAACATGTGGACAACAATGCCTATACTAACTACACAGCGTATTGGAACATTAACTTAGCTATAAAATTATATGAAAAACTCAAAGAAAATGAACAACATATTTTTTGGAATTTGGATAAAAAACTCAAACTGAGTCAAGTTTATGAACAATGGATAGATAAAGTTGACAAAATTTACTTGCCAAAGCCAACAGAAAAAGGAGTCATACCTCAAGACGATAGCTATTTATCAAAAAAGGTAATTGACTTAACTAAATACAAACAAAGTCCACAAGTAGGTACTTTATTTCATGATTATAATTTGGAACAAGTAAATGAAATGCAAGTAACTAAACAAGCTGATGTTTTACTTTTATTATTTTTATTTGAAGATCTCTTTTCAAAAGAAGAAAAATTAGTTAACTGGAATTACTATGAGCCTAAAACAGTACATGACTCATCACTATCATTATCTACTCATGCCATATTAGCTGCTGATCTTGACAAGTTAGATCTATCTTATGAACTATTTAATAAAGCGATGAATATTGATATGGGAGAAAATATGTTATCTTCAGACGATGGTATTCACGCAGCCTCATTAGGAGGGATCTGGCAGATGGTTGTATTTGGATATGGAGGAGTACGCTGTCTCGATGGTAAGCTTAGGATAGAGCCACATTTGCCAGAAGCTTGGAGTAACTTAACATTTGGTATTATTTGGAGAGGTAATCCTTTGATTATTGAGGTAAATAAAAAACAAGTTAGTGTAACAAATAATGGTTCGAGCCAAATTTCCTTTGAAGCATTTGGTTCAAAGTATTGTGTTTCTGTTGGTACCAAAAAAAATATAAATATATAG
- a CDS encoding sugar ABC transporter substrate-binding protein, with product MKKWKKIIGIGVTLSAALLMTACGGSGENETGSGDEKSDFTGDTLTVGVWGGNEAEEGSLDKMISLFEDETGSKIEKKVYTDYNTQIQADLAGKTAPDVFYVDSYMYPWFSQNETLADLKNSEFESDKFYESLTDSFTTDGKLQAIPKDMSTLALYLNTEIFEKAGVSLDEIPSSYEEYVKWLPEFQEKIDAAYGEGKVFAMSYNQDLARNYHLAAREDGMPINEDGTANLESEKVVENLTILKELVATKAVVTPEEIGAGWNGEAFGSGKIAIMDEGNWVYQTLKDEFPDIPFTVQKMPTYKDTEGSMMFSVGWGKYAGTEQSELADKWIQYATGVDGMKLWIEGTGTLPSRQDVAAKANITENADLKVHLEAWEYATIWQNGTTLDTINKAYQNFVTSALDGSETFKSAMEKADEQANADINPE from the coding sequence ATGAAAAAGTGGAAAAAAATTATTGGCATAGGAGTTACCTTGTCGGCAGCTCTTCTAATGACAGCTTGTGGTGGAAGTGGCGAGAATGAGACCGGTTCTGGAGACGAGAAATCAGATTTTACAGGAGACACATTGACGGTTGGTGTATGGGGAGGAAATGAAGCAGAAGAAGGTTCATTAGATAAAATGATTAGTTTATTTGAAGATGAAACGGGCTCAAAAATTGAAAAAAAAGTTTACACAGATTATAATACTCAGATTCAAGCAGATTTAGCCGGGAAAACTGCTCCTGATGTTTTCTACGTTGATTCATATATGTACCCTTGGTTTTCTCAAAACGAAACATTAGCAGATCTTAAAAATAGTGAATTCGAAAGCGATAAATTCTATGAAAGTTTAACAGATAGTTTTACAACTGATGGTAAATTACAAGCAATACCAAAAGATATGTCTACATTAGCACTATATTTAAATACTGAAATATTTGAGAAAGCTGGAGTATCATTGGATGAAATTCCAAGTTCATATGAAGAGTACGTGAAATGGTTACCAGAATTTCAAGAAAAAATTGATGCTGCTTATGGTGAAGGAAAAGTATTTGCTATGAGTTACAATCAAGATTTGGCTCGTAACTACCATCTAGCAGCCCGCGAAGATGGCATGCCTATAAATGAAGATGGAACAGCTAATTTGGAAAGTGAAAAAGTTGTTGAAAATTTAACAATATTAAAAGAATTAGTTGCTACTAAAGCTGTCGTGACTCCAGAAGAAATTGGGGCTGGTTGGAATGGGGAAGCTTTTGGTTCAGGAAAAATTGCAATTATGGATGAAGGTAATTGGGTATATCAAACGCTGAAAGATGAATTCCCAGATATACCTTTTACAGTTCAAAAAATGCCTACTTACAAAGACACTGAAGGTTCTATGATGTTCTCAGTAGGTTGGGGTAAATACGCAGGAACTGAGCAGTCAGAATTGGCCGACAAGTGGATTCAATACGCAACAGGTGTCGATGGTATGAAATTGTGGATTGAAGGTACAGGAACATTACCTAGTCGTCAAGATGTAGCAGCTAAAGCGAATATTACAGAAAATGCAGATTTAAAAGTTCATTTAGAAGCATGGGAATATGCTACTATCTGGCAAAATGGTACAACACTTGATACTATAAACAAAGCTTATCAAAATTTCGTAACTAGCGCTTTAGATGGTAGTGAAACATTCAAATCAGCGATGGAAAAAGCAGACGAACAAGCTAATGCCGATATTAATCCAGAATAA